Proteins encoded together in one Aminivibrio pyruvatiphilus window:
- a CDS encoding YgeY family selenium metabolism-linked hydrolase, translating to MIPFEKVLSKAEEYRPKISRFLRDMIALPSESCGEKEVICRIKAEMEACGYDRVEIDPMGNVLGFIGTGKHLVALDAHIDTVGIGDRSLWQYDPYEGYEDDEIIVGRGASDQEGGMASMVYGGKIIKDLGLPGDFTLMVVGSVQEEDCDGLCWQYIINEGGYRPEFVVLTEPTSCNIYRGHRGRMEIRVSAKGLSCHGSAPERGDNAIYKMAPILQELRALHENLHYDPFLGKGSLTVSEIFFSSPSRCAVADGCSISVDRRLTHGETWEKALQEIRNLPAVKAAGAEVSMYTYDRPSWTGLVYPTECFFPTWVLEEDHAACRTLVEGYRELFRSEPLVDKWTFSTNGVSIMGRFGIPCVGFGPGHEDQAHAPNERTWKDELVKAAALYAVVPSIYTEKHAR from the coding sequence CGAGAAAGTACTAAGCAAGGCGGAAGAATACAGACCGAAAATATCCCGTTTTCTCCGGGACATGATTGCCCTTCCCAGCGAGAGCTGCGGGGAGAAGGAAGTGATTTGCCGGATCAAGGCGGAGATGGAGGCCTGCGGGTACGACCGGGTGGAGATCGACCCCATGGGCAACGTCCTGGGCTTCATCGGGACGGGAAAGCATCTCGTCGCCCTCGATGCCCATATCGATACCGTAGGCATCGGCGACCGGTCTCTCTGGCAGTATGACCCCTACGAAGGATACGAGGACGACGAGATCATCGTCGGCAGGGGAGCCAGCGACCAGGAGGGCGGCATGGCATCCATGGTCTACGGCGGGAAAATCATAAAGGACCTCGGCCTCCCCGGAGATTTCACCCTCATGGTGGTGGGATCGGTCCAGGAGGAGGACTGCGACGGCCTGTGCTGGCAGTACATCATCAACGAGGGCGGATACAGGCCGGAATTCGTGGTGCTCACCGAGCCCACGTCCTGCAACATCTACAGGGGGCACAGGGGGCGCATGGAGATCAGGGTGAGCGCGAAGGGCCTTTCCTGCCATGGCTCCGCCCCTGAACGGGGCGACAACGCCATCTACAAGATGGCTCCCATCCTGCAGGAGCTCCGGGCCCTTCATGAAAACCTCCATTACGATCCCTTCCTGGGCAAGGGAAGCCTGACAGTATCGGAAATTTTCTTCAGCTCTCCCTCGAGGTGCGCCGTGGCGGATGGGTGCTCCATATCCGTGGACCGGCGGCTGACCCACGGGGAGACCTGGGAAAAGGCCCTCCAGGAGATTCGGAACCTTCCGGCCGTCAAGGCCGCTGGGGCCGAAGTATCCATGTACACCTACGACCGGCCTTCCTGGACCGGGCTGGTCTATCCCACGGAGTGCTTCTTCCCCACGTGGGTGCTCGAGGAGGACCATGCAGCCTGCCGTACCCTCGTGGAGGGCTACCGGGAACTGTTCCGTTCGGAGCCCCTGGTGGACAAGTGGACCTTCTCCACGAACGGCGTGTCCATCATGGGACGATTCGGCATTCCCTGCGTCGGCTTCGGCCCGGGACACGAGGACCAGGCCCACGCCCCCAACGAACGGACATGGAAGGACGAACTGGTGAAGGCCGCCGCTCTCTATGCGGTGGTCCCGTCCATCTATACGGAAAAACACGCCCGCTAG